A region from the Streptomyces sp. 3214.6 genome encodes:
- a CDS encoding family 2B encapsulin nanocompartment shell protein, with product MSTPDSATGSTLDEPDSEPSANGQLTSLSTQAARQLATTHKSEPQMQAISSRWLLRRLPWVDVKGGTYRVNRRLQLKVGRGRVQFEQNGGDDVRVIPETLTELPVLRGYSDNGTLRELSSRFQPREVRAGQVIFEAGQPVTEAYLVVHGRFTRFTSGKYGEEEIVGVVSGGDQLGDEAVGQDDPLWLTSVRADTSGVLLALPWHVLREFVDRVPSLAAHLSAYAELQRRPMNRKGEAELPIQAGHVGEPTLGAGFVDYELSPREYELSLTQTVLKVHTRVADLYNHPMDQTQQQLRLTVEEIRERQEWELVNNRQFGLLHNIDYGQRVSSFTGPPTPDDMDELLSMRRKTKLFLAHPKAIAAFFRQCNRRGLVPGTATVEGHEIPAWRGVPIFPCNKIPISEQHTSSIIALRTGEADQGVVGLYQTGIPEEFQPGLNARFMGIDGNSIIRYLVTAYYSMALLVPDAAGVLENVQIGRTAE from the coding sequence CTCCGCCAACGGACAGCTCACCAGTCTCAGCACCCAGGCGGCCCGCCAGCTCGCCACCACCCACAAGTCAGAGCCCCAGATGCAGGCGATCAGCTCGCGCTGGCTGCTGCGCAGGCTGCCGTGGGTGGACGTCAAGGGCGGAACGTACCGTGTCAACCGACGCCTGCAGCTCAAGGTCGGCCGGGGGCGGGTGCAGTTCGAGCAGAACGGCGGGGACGACGTCCGGGTGATTCCGGAAACCCTGACCGAGCTGCCCGTGCTGCGCGGCTACTCCGACAACGGGACGCTGAGGGAACTGTCGTCGCGCTTCCAGCCCCGGGAGGTCCGGGCCGGCCAGGTGATCTTCGAGGCCGGTCAGCCCGTGACCGAGGCGTATCTCGTCGTGCACGGCCGGTTCACCCGCTTCACCTCCGGCAAGTACGGCGAGGAGGAGATCGTCGGGGTGGTGTCCGGCGGCGACCAGCTCGGTGACGAGGCCGTCGGCCAGGACGACCCGCTGTGGCTGACCTCGGTGCGCGCGGACACCTCGGGTGTGCTCCTCGCACTGCCCTGGCACGTGCTGCGGGAGTTCGTGGACCGGGTGCCGTCGCTCGCGGCGCATCTGTCGGCGTACGCCGAGCTGCAGCGGCGGCCCATGAACCGTAAGGGCGAGGCCGAGCTGCCGATCCAGGCCGGCCATGTGGGCGAGCCGACGCTGGGGGCGGGCTTCGTCGACTACGAACTCTCGCCGCGCGAGTACGAGTTGTCGCTGACCCAGACCGTGTTGAAGGTGCACACCAGGGTCGCCGACCTCTACAACCACCCGATGGACCAGACCCAGCAGCAGCTCCGGCTCACCGTCGAGGAGATCCGGGAACGCCAGGAGTGGGAGCTGGTGAACAACCGGCAGTTCGGGCTGCTGCACAACATCGACTACGGGCAGCGGGTGAGCTCCTTCACCGGGCCGCCCACCCCGGACGACATGGACGAGCTGCTGTCGATGCGGCGCAAGACCAAGCTTTTCCTCGCCCACCCGAAGGCGATCGCGGCGTTCTTCCGGCAGTGCAACCGGCGGGGTCTGGTGCCCGGCACGGCCACCGTCGAGGGACACGAGATCCCGGCCTGGCGCGGGGTGCCCATCTTCCCCTGCAACAAGATCCCGATCTCCGAGCAGCACACCAGCAGCATCATCGCGCTGCGCACCGGCGAGGCCGACCAGGGTGTCGTGGGCCTGTACCAAACGGGCATCCCGGAGGAGTTCCAGCCCGGCCTGAACGCACGGTTCATGGGGATCGACGGCAACTCGATCATCCGCTACCTGGTCACCGCCTACTACTCGATGGCGCTGCTCGTCCCCGACGCGGCCGGGGTCCTGGAGAACGTCCAGATCGGCCGGACGGCCGAATGA